In Toxoplasma gondii ME49 chromosome VIII, whole genome shotgun sequence, a single genomic region encodes these proteins:
- a CDS encoding START domain-containing protein (encoded by transcript TGME49_231000~Predicted trans-membrane domain (TMHMM2.0):182-205), with product MAPPETGSAEPASTSIARRSSSRKSLSQGERLPFHSGSGEEKGRSAEPVGDCEGSETPASPTEESPNVTMEESVSRSRLGTSAATRDPRQTRKSARASVEDAATAVALLRGVIDGVDAVPKGYMNYMNYWNERVDEEQVDELGESEEFERVYMEQQAKQLPFRTSTTEWTMNTAAGAMVCVMAWGPIMMVFCFVVGGALGFGFAIAHDLWRMRKKETAATKQKQKLDQLMRWADFHFATSQNQLQLIFKVILEYQVLARLGAFSKTARSQLKLLYAFLSRDDVGRCLWLYLDFFEAHFRIMTRSEIAMCSIVCSVSVECVKSLRKKKPPPVLVRMMHLEEDPVAQRIFDTGKNAAAFRVRQDQKLKEMDAIMYADAAKEVQRHILRGGELLDPLHATAARAPQDSEEETEEELSETVDRDTDSLDQDGTPHHALPGSLVPVSTPADISPEGRDVSGVVMPSSPGGPPPLSAAEEDTHALRRISSGGGASPNSSARPEVSLLGPLKPLDNFNLALSPTPADFYADGSTSAAAPAAQLASERGSLISRGVSAVGPPFSRFGSRVARAGGSSAENSSAVGLPSQRGSFASDAREEKSPRLRRKPRSYVSHKESKKLDAGPPRLFKSYQDLVDFDVNLKHQTPIGLYEFEFLDEKKVQDPNDPNWELVVDQKAIKVYKFISPNSPVVLVKAYAELDSVPLQVLCHEIRDIPTRLQWDTTFEDYRVVEPNVNHNEIIYCLMRAPFPISNRDFLQWRRTEVDMEAGVVKMLMRSASHPSLPERPGVVRAETILSGYIMEQKGPNSSSLFIVAQTDVKGLIPKWVVNTTAARAPAGWVESLKKACGKYMKEHGTSVPASSLTSS from the exons ATGGCGCCTCCGGAGACAGGATCGGCAGAACCTGCCTCAACATCGATCGCTCGACGATCCAGTTCTCGCAAGTCTCTCTCGCAGGGAGAGCGTCTGCCGTTTCATTCAGGCAgtggcgaagagaaaggccgCAGCGCAGAGCCGGTGGGTGACTGTGAGGGATCTGAAACTCCAGCGTCCCCCACAGAGGAGTCGCCGAACGTAACGATGGAGGAGTCCGTGTCTCGCTCGCGGCTGGGGACCAGCGCTGCGACGCGCGACCCGAGACAAACCAGAAAAAGCGCAAGAGCGTCTGTAGAAGATGCAGCGACTGCTGTGGCTCTCCTCAGGGGGGTGATCGACGGCGTCGATGCCGTACCCAAagg ATACATGAACTATATGAATTACTGGAACGAGCGTGTAGATGAAGAACAAGTCGACGAACTGGGTGAAAGCGAAGAGTTTGAGAGAGTGTACATGGAGCAGCAGGCGAAGCAGCTTCCCTTCCGAACTTCGACGACAGAGTGGACGATGAACACCGCTGCAG GAGCGATGGTGTGTGTCATGGCCTGGGGTCCGATCATGATGGTTTTTTGCTTCGTCGTCGGAGGCGCTCTGGGCTTCGGTTTCGCGATCGCTCACGACCTTTGGCGCATGCGCAAGAAGGAGACCGCTGCCACAAAGCAAAAG CAAAAACTCGACCAACTCATGCGGTGGGCGGACTTCCATTTCGCGACGAGTCAGAATCAACTGCAGCTCATCTTCAAAGTCATTCTTGAGTACCAG gtCTTGGCGCGCCTCGGGGCTTTTTCGAAGACGGCGCGGTCCCAGCTGAAACTTCTCTACGCCTTTCT GTCGCGAGACGACGTCGGTCGCTGCCTCTGGCTATACTTGGATTTCTTCGAGGCTCATTTCCGAATCATGACCCGCAGCGAAATTGCCATGTGCTCCATCGTTTGTTCCGTCAGCGTGGAGTGTGTCAAAAGTCTGAG gaagaagaagccaccgCCGGTGTTGGTGCGGATGATGCATTTGGAGGAAGACCCGGTGGCGCAGCGCATTTTCGACACCGGGAAGAATGCAGCGGCTTTCCGAGTTCGCCAG GACCAAAAACTGAAAGAAATGGACGCCATCATGTACGCAGACGCCGCGAAGGAAGTCCAGCGACACATCCTGCGAGGTGGCGAACTTCTCGACC cgctgcatgcgactgCGGCGCGGGCGCCTCAGGActcggaagaggagacagaggaagaacttTCGGAGACTGTGGACCGAGACACCGACTCGCTGGACCAAGACGGAACGCCTCACCACGCGCTGCCAGGGTCTCTCGTCCCTGTCTCCACGCCAGCGGACATTTCTCCCGAAGGCCGAGACGTCAGCGGCGTCGTCATGCCGAGTTCCCCAGGAGggccgccgcctctctctgcagctgaagaagacacacatgCTCTGCGGAGAATCTCCTCAGGCGGCGGTGCATCGCCTAATTCCTCAGCTCGCCCAGAA gtgtctctgctgGGTCCTCTGAAGCCTCTGGACAATTTCAACCTAGCACTGTCGCCGACGCCCGCGGACTTTTACGCGGACGGATCCACGTCCGCAGCCGCGCCAGCAGCTCAGCTGGCGAGTGAGAGAGGCTCTCTGATTTCGCGAGGTGTATCTGCAGTTGGGCCGCCGTTCTCGCGCTTCGGCAGCCGCGTCGCACGCGCTGGAGGCTCTAGTGCAGAAAACTCATCAGCCGTCGGCCTCCCCAGTCAGAGGGgctccttcgcttccgacGCAA gagaggaaaagagccCGCGACTTCGCCGAAAGCCTCGCTCCTACGTCAGCCACAAGGAATCGAAGAAGCTCGACG ctgGACCACCCAGATTGTTCAAATCATATCAAGATCTTGTCGATTTCGACGTCAACCTCAAACACCAAACTCCGAT TGGGCTGTACGAGTTCGAGTTTTTGGATGAAAAGAAGGTGCAAGATCCGAACGATCCGAACTGGGAGTTGGTGGTGGACCAAAAAGCGATAAAAGTCTACAAATTCATTTCCCCGAATTCGCCTGTCGTCCTCGTCAAGGCCTATGCAGAACTGGACTCGGTCCCCCTGCAGGTCCTCTGCCACGAAATTCGCGACATCCCAACGCGCCTCCAGTG GGATACGACTTTCGAAGATTATCGCGTTGTAGAGCCGAACGTCAACCACAACGAGATCATTTACTGTCTTATGCGGGCTCCTTTCCCCATCTCCAACAGAGACTTCCTTCAG TGGCGACGAACGGAGGTCGACATGGAAGCCGGCGTCGTCAAAATGCTCATGCG CTCTGCTTCTCACCCGTCGCTCCCGGAGCGCCCGGGCGTCGTTCGCGCCGAAACCATTTTGTCCG GATACATCATGGAACAGAAAGGTCCgaactcttcttccctcttcatTGTCGCGCAGACGGATGTCAAAGGTCTCATCCCCAAG TGGGTCGTGAACACGACGGCGGCGCGCGCTCCCGCCGGGTGGGTTGAGAGCTTGAAGAAGGCATGCGGGAAATACATGAAAGAACACGGGACGTCCGTtccggcgtcttctctcacttctTCGTGA
- a CDS encoding myosin I (encoded by transcript TGME49_230980~Gene product name based on ToxoDB Community Expert Annotation.), whose translation MELAAGSGTPLASAAKETASSCSLSETSEACVLLPAQELNIHQDCRGVSSIDDSAGRTDLLGSWFWVGHPTKLWTVARLAEIHAKDGNGEKALQSNADATCVVEFQDGGFAEMRLADLRGSVDSPRLLKGVDDLLSLGELTEASLLHSIRTRFSRFDIYTAIGSHILLSINPCGPLPALFDEAAMEACRKAAAAQEALEAESCGDSPHAEEPTGASPVGSNGAAPASLRARTKPHIFITAQRAHSRLFREGKCQSIIISGESGAGKTEGTKLILRYLAHLKPLTSGEQSGRKTQRISLEDRVLRTNPVLEAFGNAKTCRNDNSSRFGKFTLIYFEPRTRRISAAGLNTYLLETCRLVAHSRDERNFHVFYQLVDGARQFLSPEFQAELRLSPSASSFSYLTPQGPPRTETTVSWGRDEFLGDAWALEDPVSQEENAANFQELLACFTHLGFSQEERENVLRVLAAILHLGNVRFEERPGGVGARVLEGQPELEEGGERGEAETEKKEDGSDESQVETIARLLSIDAGSLYELFRVQKFIDPVTKQDLQLPRTAEKAAEIRDTLAKYIYNHLFSWLVCRLNLAVDLPVEELSSEEGAPAPSSLLSFLPLREAGTNSLDKIRRPAPMTALSLLSGKERDSRLFIGLLDIYGFEVFAANSFEQLCINYANEKLQQHFNHHIFSLEQATYAAEGIAWEQIQFTDNKGVIDALERKVTGLFAVLDSENIMPRATDRSFLRKLLASKSTEQPSVQPAENKLNEATHFRIVHYAGPVEYNVEGFLEKNRSSFSREIADLVSTSTSACLQDLCSFLQPREEDDRRQFSSLSTLSSRSFSRCLSSAYDSTAGANRRVTKSISAVFKEQVRGLLETIEETDPFYVRCIKPSAEKGRGLFESADVLRQLRCAGVLETVRIRRDGYPVRLPFSGFLGQFSCLSAEAMAPAVASASGFDCAGERSGEEKKRNSQISQSDREMCVTLLEALTRMLAKEGVFDQPFAWQVGKTKVFLKKPLMDALDRAAAKFRFRAATCISKHFRGFVERRRYQQARAAIVRLQARCRGVLRFRRLVREFRERREREAQQRLLQSEASVSQERDAGLSVACDPETKSAEPAEPREAAKAEARGVDQGPREETENVLSQETFASDALHEEAHEAAPTLLKSLPPSEEGEVSAAKRRSQGEEKDETTQAASNPRADDERVAGLEARSLDAGSREEEGDPRQQEAREDSSSREEDHPRKGREERGKRRARRHHRALSDASSRSEAVGDVSARPRSSRQSRGSSRFWRSVVKTLLAEKVERNNSSTRTLSTNEQLAGFASDSASEASSSEDLDAVFDDVVALRDRLAAVKRAAKKSTSEARERRSRKSRPGSRFCATAEEAMYRALCHERATLMQEYLRACEELLRYTKTQTRSAGSRSHFGLPVETARTAEAPQTSQETPCELDPSALWARVLLKLTHLETLSSCSLRLPTASHSCDLPGSADETEETRVLLSLALNKLLRGSFAGNALSQKLVAAYVASLLKAGRRHTALDDGDEARDCAKDEKTDAFVDSAVQRLELSPPGSMQRRQESRKSASLAVRSQVPYPEAASSACFGSAPDAASVYTAHEQPSFADVTPDVSASVYPNDRPGFWTRLFRRLRTLPLIGAAYQSSEETDSNTESSEGEGSDAESEKEDRAFRDSVAGPEMSRGREGRAARPRSANDVDQSERSPSAGSFRSVYSHPQAEGMDRVTRAEFDQLRGQVETLQHGIDRCCGLLEEIKVHFFRTSERLPTLCNLSTMGTMSSAFDSVGRLSETVLGKYEEGLDLNPCVAQGVSLPKCAAAHIRPVG comes from the exons ATGGAGCTGGCGGCGGGCAGCGGCACCCCCTTGGCTTCTGCTGCGAAGGAAACGGcttcctcttgttccctTTCTGAGACATCTGAGGCATGTGTTCTCCTTCCCGCGCAAGAGTTAAACATCCATCAGGACTGCCGCGGTGTCTCTTCCATCGATGACTCCGCAGGACGTACCGACTTGCTAGGTTCCTGGTTTTGGGTTGGCCACCCAACGAAACTGTGGACTGTCGCCCGTCTAGCAGAAATCCACGCAAAGGACGGGAACGGCGAAAAAGCGCTGCAGAGCAACGCAGATGCAACTTGCGTCGTCGAGTTTCAGGATGGCGGCTTCGCCGAAATGCGGTTGGCCGACTTGCGCGGCAGCGTCGACTCCCCCAGGCTCTTAAAG GGTGTGGACGACCTTTTATCTCTCGGCGAGCTGACAGAGGCGTCCCTGCTGCACAGCATTCGGACCCGCTTTTCGCGCTTCGACATTTACACGGCAATCGGCTCTCATATTTTGCTGTCCATAAATCCTTGTGGGCCTCTGCCTGCGCTCTTCGATGAGGCCGCGATGGAAGCATGCCGGAAGGCTGCTGCCGCTCAAGAGGCCCTCGAAGCAGAATCCTGCGGAGACAGTCCCCACGCTGAGGAGCCTACCGGGGCCTCGCCGGTGGGGTCCAATGGCGCGGCGCCTGCGAGCCTGCGAGCGAGGACGAAACCCCACATTTTCATCACGGCGCAGCGTGCACACTCGCGACTCTTTCGAGAGGGCAAGTGCCAGTCCATCATCATTTCTGGGGAGAGTGGGGCAGGGAAAACAGAGGGAACCAAGCTGATTCTCCGGTACCTCGCCCACCTCAAACCCCTCACGAGCGGCGAACAAAGTGGAAGGAAAACCCAGCGCATCTCCCTCGAAGATCGG GTTTTGCGCACGAATCCGGTTTTGGAGGCCTTTGGAAATGCCAAAACATGCCGAAACGATAACTCGAGTCGCTTTGGGAAGTTCACGTTGATTTACTTCGAACCGCGAACGCGACGCATATCGGCTGCGGGTCTCAACACGTATCTTTTGGAGACATGTCGCCTAGTGGCGCATTCCAGGGACGAACGAAACTTCCACGTTTTCTACCAACTCGTGGATGGTGCAAGGCAGTTTCTGTCCCCCGAGTTTCAGGCAGAGCTgcggctgtctccgtccgcgtcctcgttctcctACCTCACCCCACAGGGGCCGCCCCGCACAGAAACAACTGTCTCCTGGGGCCGGGACGAGTTCCTCGGAGACGCCTGGGCTCTCGAAGACCCGGTGTCACAAGAAGAAAATGCGGCGAACTTCCAAGAGCTCCTCGCGTGCTTCACACACCTTGGCTTCTCacaggaagaacgagaaaatgTTCTTCGCGTCCTGGCCGCCATTCTTCACCTCGGAAACGTCCGCTTCGAGGAGAGACCTGGTGGAGTCGGCGCCAGGGTCCTGGAGGGCCAGCCGGAGCtcgaggagggaggagaacgcggcgaagcagagacagaaaagaaagaagacgggTCGGACGAGAGCCAGGTGGAAACCATTGCGCGACTTCTATCCATCGACGCGGGAAGTCTCTACGAGCTGTTTCGAGTCCAAAAGTTCATTGACCCTGTGACCAAACAA GATCTGCAACTGCCTCGGACGGCCGAAAAGGCAGCGGAGATTCGCGACACTTTGGCGAAGTACATTTACAACCATCTTTTTTCTTGGCTGGTGTGTCGACTGAACCTAGCAGTCGACCTTCCTGTCGAGGAGCTTTCTTCAGAGGAAGGCGCGCCTGCCCCCTCCTCGCTactctcgtttctcccgctGCGAGAGGCTGGGACAAACAGCCTAGACAAGATAAGAAGACCTGCGCCGATGACTGCGTTATCTCTACTGagtggaaaggagagagacagccgacTCTTCATCGGCCTTCTCGACATCTACGGCTTCGAGGTCTTTGCGGCGAACTCGTTTGAGCAGCTCTGCATCAACTACGCAAACGAGAAACTTCAACAGCACTTCAACCACCATatcttctccctcgaacAG GCTACCTATGCCGCCGAAGGGATTGCCTGGGAGCAGATTCAGTTCACTGACAACAAAGGAGTGATCGACgctctggagaggaaagtgACGGGGCTGTTTGCGGTGCTCGACTCGGAAAACATCATGCCGCGGGCGACAGATCGTTCGTTTTTGCGCAAGCTCCTCGCGTCAAAATCAACCGAGCAACCAAGCGTCCAGCCAGCAGAAAACAAGTTGAACGAAGCCACGCATTTCCGCATCGTCCACTACGCAG GCCCGGTGGAGTACAACGTTGAGGGGTTTCTCGAAAAGAATCGGAGTTCGTTCAGCAGAGAAATTGCAGACTTGGTATCGACGTCGACCTCGGCGTGTCTTCAAGACCTCTGTTCGTTCCTCCAGCctcgcgaggaagacgaccgCCGCcagttctcctctctgtccactctgtcttcgcgctcgttctcgcgctgtctctcctccgcttacGACTCCACAGCCGGCGCCAACAGGCGGGTCACCAAGTCCATCTCTGCGGTTTTCAA agaacagGTCCGCGGCTTGTTGGAGACaatcgaggagacagatcCGTTCTACGTACGCTGCATTAAACCCTCGgcagagaagggcagaggCCTGTTTGAGTCTGCAGATGTTCTGCG GCAACTGCGGTGCGCTGGTGTATTGGAGACAGTGCGAATTCGGCGCGACGGCTACCCCGTCCGTCTGCCGTTTTCCGGATTCCTCGGTCagttttcttgtctctctgcagaggcgatggcgcccgccgtcgcctctgccAGCGGCTTTGATtgcgctggagagagaagcggagaagagaagaaaagaaactctCAAATCTCTCAGAGCGACCGCGAAATGTGTGTGACTCTTTTGGAGGCCTTGACCAGAATGCTGGCAAAGGAGGGCGTCTTTGATCAGCCGTTTGCGTGGCAAGTCGGAAAAACCAAG GTGTTTCTGAAGAAGCCGCTGATGGACGCGCTCGACCGGGCTGCAGCGAAATTTCGATTTCGCGCAGCCACATGCATTTCCAAGCATTTCCGAGG GTTCGTCGAGCGCCGCAGGTACCAGCAGGCGCGAGCAGCGATCGTTCGCCTGCAGGCCCGCTGTCGAGGTGTGCTGCGGTTCCGGCGTTTGGTTCGCGAGTttcgagagcgaagagaacgcgaagctCAGCAGAGACTCTTGCAGAGCGAGGCGTCAGTCTCCCAAGAGCGCGACGCCGGTCTGTCCGTCGCATGCGACCCAGAAACGAAGTCCGCAGAGCCGGCAGAGCCGCGGGAAGCTGCCAAAGCAGAGGCTCGTGGGGTTGATCAAGGACCtagggaagaaacggaaaatGTTCTTTCTCAGGAGACATTTGCTTCTGATGCACTCCATGAGGAAGCACATGAGGCGGCGCCCACTCTCTTGAAGAGCCTCCCGcccagcgaagaaggagaggtgtcagcggcgaagcgaagaagccaaggtgaggagaaagacgagacaacGCAGGCGGCGTCGAACCCGAGAGCAGATGACGAACGGGTCGCCGGGCTCGAGGCGCGCTCCCTCGATGCGGGAtcaagagaggaagaaggagacccAAGACAacaagaagcgagggaggacTCGAGTTCCAGAGAGGAGGACCATCCGCgaaagggcagagaagagaggggcaAACGTCGCGCGAGACGACACCACAGAGCCTTGAGCGACGCTTCGTCTCGGTCTGAAGCTGTGGGCGACGTATCGGCGCGGCCTCGCAGTTCGAGACAAAGCAGAGGTTCCAGTCGTTTCTGGCGGTCGGTCGTCAAAACGCTCCTCGCAGAAAAAGTCGAAAGGAACAACTCGTCTACGCGGACTCTCTCGACGAACGAGCAGCTCGCCGGCTTCGCCAGCGACAGCGCATCGGAA GCTTCTTCGTCAGAGGACTTGGACGCCGTGTTCGACGATGTCGTCGCCTTGCGGGATCGTCTGGCAGCCGTCAAGAGGGCGGCGAAGAAGTCGACCTCggaggcgcgcgagagacgctCAAGGAAG AGCCGTCCAGGATCTCGGTTTTGCGCGACAGCGGAAGAGGCAATGTACCGAGCCCTATGCCACGAAAGAGCAACGCTAATGCAAGAGTATCTCAGAGCCTGCGAGGAGTTGCTGAGGTAtacgaagacgcagactcGAAGTGCTGGCAGCCGCTCTCACTTTGGGCTTCCTGTCGAGACCGCGAGGACTGCGGAAGCTCCCCAAACTTCCCAAGAAACACCGTGCGAA CTGGACCCCTCGGCACTCTGGGCGCGCGTTCTCCTCAAGCTCACACACCTcgaaactttgtcttcttgttctctgcgtcttcccaCGGCTTCACATTCCTGCGATCTTCCGGGCAgcgcagacgagacagaagaaacgcgcgtccttctctctctcgccctgaATAAGCTTCTCCGGGGCTCTTTCGCTGGCAACGCTCTGAGTCAGAAGCTGGTTGCCGCGTATGTGGCTTCTCTTCTGAAGGCGGGGAGGCGGCACACGGCATtggacgacggagacgaagctcGCGACTGTGCGAAAGATGAGAAGACTGACGCGTTTGTAGATTCGGCAGTACAGCGCCTCGAACTCAGTCCACCCGGATCGATGCAAAGGAGGCAAGAGTCGCGCAAAAGCGCCAGCCTCGCGGTGCGGAGTCAAGTCCCCTACCCCGAAgccgcttcttccgcgtGCTTCGGCTCCGCACCAGAtgctgcctctgtctatACCGCCCACGAGCAGCCGAGTTTCGCAGACGTGACTCCCGACGTTTCTGCTTCGGTCTATCCCAACGACAGACCTGGTTTCTGGACGCGACtctttcgtcgtcttcggaCCTTGCCGCTGATTGGCGCAGCCTACcaaagcagcgaagaaacagattCGAACACAGAAtccagcgaaggcgagggaagcgacgcagagagcgagaaggaagatcGCGCGTTCAGAGATTCGGTCGCCGGGCCAGAGATGTCGAGAGGACGCGAGGGCCGAGCTGCACG GCCAAGGAGTGCAAACGACGTCGACCAGTCCGAACGTTCACCGTCAGCGGGGAGTTTCCGGAGTGTCTATTCGCATCCCCAG
- a CDS encoding hypothetical protein (encoded by transcript TGME49_230990), whose product MNPFSTRNCLWSPVSVLFVEPPENHKKFPMANCSMLRAQALFLSQNASCVVLSPAVCRAPIWSEDERTKFCSIHSTSQCAETQHGKCVQDDGNRTMKQHSLTDDGGLSEDLSAFLLAVQKATRGFLYICVPVTWPTRSAGADRGAAVRKCTRTADRLSPDAGGLSCKPGSVPATASPAWLCCCVFRLVHRLYALLSSSHPEAFVLPVHAQGEWQQNFHKAVCAHIRAFPALNETPAVPGHAAATTLPEQQSSPPSFPRDALDSVSRSSDAAANQPKTSPRNRSVLVHDVQSQDTTATGRTPPSQVPSDVLGFRLCPVCEHVCPSKPASRDVADAFAENIRVSIPPSQFAAAFAAARLPAEQSPSLSGDSASESTPEESLLPLCRVVTETELLNHVLVAGAFDRLHAGHKILLMAAALLARQRVGLAVTAGGLISRKVTDAYLAMASGIEPFCLRSRSAAAFLALVLQATGHTCVFRNYTELVLSEELGFSEKALSGADSCMPHREMEGVWRDALAKAPRGWNAQPPVSYQDQTEFCCEGGAAESRPASLWRDAVDFPALNGRFCRQNKQGKRTRESEENQVSVHLYRIDDPLGPSGDLDFDALVVSAESIAGGRFVNAERVKRKNRPVLLIEIPTLPPATPRSVWRLESRAPKTADAIARDSSSPLQSHEPVRSSGERQELLAKAHEPSSSECVPNTTLSRQRAPMKLSSTALRCVQATRLGVSREDLEYLFNVFHTAASTLIGAPAPVRNVHWTTLCEMNSAPWRRFFTFQRLVRLVRLVERQCGETPTKEPRGGKLTRQQRDAVSLSLFFAYAGVLPAAALCGQRATFSLETQGKMDEPGLYRSGVTSERPTETPENLQFGAQPSNETSFARALLSGCFVDAASAKAALRATSRLSAECGSTEHLALVSSEDPSTREWQRDSFAVVWTCVEAVRSVCPFLLYAEAHPKARFTQPEKELEAETVQCLNAVQLVEMLDIAIPWSEYLSDRVQPFVEENSFLSVHEYRRLRANQIRVWLSQFSPETHAFRLESVGLTQNEIQQLVSNLKTEMKLLSVPGPDRDASGVPAARQTGKRAAS is encoded by the exons ATGAACCCCTTTTCAACACGAAATTGTCTCTGGAGTCCAGTGTCCGTCCTGTTTGTCGAACCGCCGGAAAACCACAAGAAATTTCCGATGGCGAACTGTTCCATGCTGCGAGCTCAGGCACTCTTCCTGTCGCAGAATGCATCATGTGTCGTTCTTTCCCCAGCGGTTTGCCGAGCGCCAATTTGGAGCGAAGATGAACGCACCAAGTTTTGTTCTATTCATTCAACTTCACAATGTGCAGAGACGCAACATGGTAAATGCGTTCAAGATGACGGAAACCGTACAATGAAGCAACACAGCCTGACGGACGACGGTGGCCTCTCAGAGGActtgtctgcgtttcttctcgctgtccaGAAGGCAACAAGAGGCTTTTTGTACATCTGTGTGCCAGTCACGTGGCCGACTCGCTCTGCAGGCGCAGACAGGGGAGCAGCGGTGCGAAAGTGTACCCGAACTGCCGACCGCCTCTCGCCAGATGCTGGTGGGCTTTCGTGTAAGCCAGGTTCAGTTCCGGCAACGGCCTCGCCCGCGTGGCTATGTTGTTGCGTATTTCGCTTGGTTCACCGTCTCTACGCTCTGCTGTCGTCGAGCCATCCAGAGGCTTTTGTTCTTCCGGTTCACGCACAGGGCGAGTGGCAGCAGAACTTCCACAAGGCCGTCTGCGCCCACATTCGCGCCTTCCctgct CTGAACGAAACGCCGGCAGTTCCTGGACATGCGGCGGCGACAACACTGCCGGAGCAGCAGagttcgcctccttcttttccccgCGATGCTTTGGATTCCGTTTCGAGGAGCTCCGACGCGGCGGCGAACCAGCCGAAGACTTCTCCCCGGAATAGAAGCGTGCTGGTACACGATGTTCAAAGTCAGGACACGACTGCGACCGGAAGGACACCGCCTTCACAGGTTCCTTCAGATGTGTTAGGCTTTCGTCTGTGTCCAGTTTGTGAGCATGTCTGTCCGAGCAAGCCAGCGAGTCGTGATGTCGCTGACGCATTCGCAGAGAACATTCGCGTTTCAATCCCGCCTTCACAGTTCGCTGCAGCCTTCGCTGCAGCCCGGCTGCCCGCAGAACAGTCACCCTCCCTTAGTGGCGACAGCGCATCGGAGTCGACTCCTGAAGAGAGCCTTCTCCCGTTGTGCCGAGTAGTAACCGAAACGGAATTGCTCAACCACGTTCTGGTCGCCGGCGCATTTGACCGCTTGCACGCAGGTCACAAAATTCTGTTGATGGCAGCCGCGCTCTTGGCCAGACAGCGCGTGGGACTTGCGGTTACGGCGGGAGGTCTGATTTCCAGGAAAGTCACCGACGCGTACCTCGCGATGGCGTCGGGGATCGAGCCCTTCTGTCTTCGCAGCAGGTCCGCCGcggcgtttctcgctctggTTCTCCAAGCGACTGGCCACACGTGCGTCTTCCGGAACTACACCGAACTGGTTCTTAGCGAGGAACTCGGCTTTTCGGAGAAGGCGCTCTCAGGCGCGGACTCGTGTATGCCACACCGTGAAATGGAAGGGGTCTGGCGCGACGCGCTCGCCAAGGCGCCAAGAGGCTGGAACGCACAGCCTCCAGTTTCTTACCAAGACCAGACAGAGTTCTGCTGTGAGGGCGGCGCGGCCGAGTCTCGCCCCGCTTCTCTGTGGCGCGATGCCGTCGACTTTCCGGCACTCAACGGACGCTTCTGTCGACAAAACAAGCAGGGGAAGCGAACCCGCGAATCGGAAGAAAACCAAGTGTCTGTGCATCTGTACCGCATTGACGACCCGCTCGGCCCCTCCGGAGACCTCGACTTTGACGCACTTGTCGTCAGTGCGGAGTCGATTGCTGGCGGCCGCTTCGTCAACGCTGAAAGAGTGAAGCGGAAGAATCGCCCTGTGTTGCTTATCGAAATTCCTACTCTCCCACCCGCAACTCCCCGCAGTGTTTGGCGACTCGAGTCGCGTGCACCGAAAACGGCAGACGCGATTGCTCGAgattcttcctctcctcttcagtcTCACGAGCCCGTCCGAAGCTCTGGTGAACGCCAGGAGTTGCTCGCGAAAGCACACGAGCCATCATCAAGCGAATGTGTGCCCAACACAACTCTCAGTCGACAGCGGGCGCCCATGAAGCTGAGTTCGACAGCCCTTCGCTGCGTCCAGGCGACGAGACTGGGGGTGTCAAGGGAAGATCTGGAGTATCTATTCAACGTCTTCCACACTGCAGCTTCTACTCTGATTGGGGCGCCTGCGCCCGTTCGAAACGTGCACTGGACAACGTTGTGTGAAATGAATAGCGCGCCGTGGCGCCGTTTCTTCACGTTTCAACGCCTCGTCCGACTTGTGAGACTTGTTGAGAGGCAATGCGGTGAAACCCCCACGAAAGAACCACGGGGTGGAAAACTGACACGGCAGCAACGCGAcgctgtctcgctctctctgttttttgccTATGCGGGAGTTTTACCTGCGGCTGCGCTATGCGGTCAAAGGGCAACTTTTTCTCTAGAAACGCAGGGCAAAATGGACGAACCGGGACTCTACCGGTCCGGGGTTACAAGCGAGAGACCGACAGAAACGCCGGAAAACCTCCAGTTCGGGGCTCAACCTTCAAACGAAACTTCGTTTGCACGTGCGTTGTTATCGGGGTGTTTCGTCGATGCTGCCAGTGCGAAAGCAGCGCTACGTGCTACCAGTCGGCTCTCCGCGGAGTGTGGTTCGACAGAGCATCTCGCTTTGGTCTCCTCCGAAGATCCCAGCACGCGCGAGTGGCAACGCGACAGTTTTGCTGTCGTCTGGACGTGCGTGGAGGCTGTTCGATCCGTTTGTCCGTTTCTGCTCTATGCGGAGGCACACCCGAAAGCGAGGTTCACACAGCCGGAGAAGGAACTCGAAGCGGAGACGGTTCAGTGTTTGAACGCAGTTCAGCTTGTGGAAATGCTGGACATCGCAATTCCCTGGTCAGAGTACCTTTCCGACCGCGTTCAGCCGTTTGTGGAAGAGAAcagctttctctctgtccacgAGTACCGCCGTCTGCGTGCGAACCAGATTCGCGTCTGGTTGTCACAGTTCTCCCCTGAAACCCACGCCTTTCGTTTAGAGTCTGTCGGTCTGACTCAAAACGAAATCCAGCAACTCGTTTCCAATTTAAAGACGGAAATGAAGCTGCTCAGTGTCCCCGGCCCGGACCGCGACGCGTCCGGTGTCCCTGCAGCCCGTCAGACCGGCAAACGTGCCGCGTCTTGA